The sequence below is a genomic window from Salinispira pacifica.
CCTTGGGGGGAATATTCATGCCCTGGAAATTGAAGGCAGCTTTGATGATTGCCAGCGGATGGTGAAGGAAGCGTTTACCGATCCGGTTCTTCAGAAGGAACTGCCTCTTACCAGCGCCAACAGCATTAACCTGGGCAGACTGATCCCCCAGAGTTTTTACTATGTGTATGCCTATGCCCGCATGCGGGAACGGCTGGAAGGCAAGCTGTATTTCACCGTGCCCAGCGGAAATTTCGGCAACCTCACAGCAGGTGCGTTCGCCTGGCGCTGGGGGCTGCCTGTGGATCGGTTTATTGCAGCGACCAACCTGAACGATGTGGTTCCGGAATATCTTCAGACGGGTGTTTTCAAGCCCAGGGCTTCATTACACACCTATGCCAATGCCATGGACGTAGGTAACCCCAGCAACTTTGAACGACTTCAGGCTCTCTTCCGTGACGGACATGGGGAGATGGATCGAATGGTGCGGGGCTTGGCTGTGGATGACGGGGAAATTCTTTCCACAATGAAGCGGTTTCATGACGATAAGGAAATTTTTCTCTGTCCTCACAGCGCAACGGGAATTCTTGCCTCAGAGCGCTTTCTGAAAGAGCAGGGTACTGAGCCCGGGCATGTTATCAGTCTGGGTACGGCGCACCCGGCGAAATTCTCGGAAGTCAGCAGGAAAGCCTGCGGCGAAGAGCCTCCCATGCCTTCCAGGCTGGCCGAGTCCCTTAAAAAAGAGAAAAAAGCGGATGTTCTGGGGAATACTCTGGAAGAGCTTTCCGGATATCTCCGCTCAAAACTGGTCTGAGAGCGTCTCTCCCCTCCATTTCCCCAGTCCCCGGTCTTTCCGGTATCGGTTATAAATATCGCATGCCTGATAATAGCGCTGGGGTCCGGAAAAACTCGCGCTGATGTCGCAACGGTACAGTTCCAGCAAAAGGGGGAAACGAGGGTCAGCCATTACCGGATCCCTCATTCTGTCCGGCAGCCTGGAAAGAGCCGGCGGATACATATGGTGTTCAATGAGCCACACCGTATCTTCGATTGTCTGCTGATCCACGCCGATTTCTGCCAACAGCTTTTTTGCAATATCTCCGCCCAGCTGGGCATGGTTATGGAAACGTTTTCCGTTTTTGGGTCTGGCGTCCGGCTTTCCTGCGTCATGAAGCAGAAGAGCGTAGGCAAGCCGGAGATCCGGAGTTTTACGGTATTTCATGCTTTCAAGACTGTGACGCCACACATTGCCTTCGGGATGGTGATCCTTGGCCTGCTCTGTGGCGTCCATATCTGCAAGGGCGGGAAATAGCATGGAAAACACCCCCGCACAGTGGAGCAGATCAAGTCCCAGGTCCGCCGCGGGTCCGCTGAGGATCAATTCCATGCAGACTCTCATGTATTCAGGGGACAGCCTGCCTGCTTCCGACTCCAGAGATTGAATATACTCCTGCTTTTCCCCCGAATCCCCAATATCAGGGCAGGAGAGGGAGTCTGCAAGAGGCCTTTTGGAGGAGAAACGGGCGGCTCCTGTTCCGTATCTGGACAAGATGATGGCTGCAGAGAACAGAACCCTCAGTTCAGGAGGTGTAGAACTCATAGGGCTGTGCAGTTCAGCGAGCCTGCTGCGAATCGCCGATACAAATGAACGGTCCTTGATCCAGTGATAGTTTCCGGGAAAATGGAAATGACGGGGCCGGTGCAGTGCATTCAGAATTCCCGGTACTTCTCCAGGGAACCCGAACAGAGCTTCTATTGCCTGACTGGCATCTTCAGGCATTTCGCGGATGTTTTCCTCAGCCTCGGTGAATATAAACCAGCTTCTTCCGCGGCCGTTCCATGCTGCGGCATCCACACCTTCAATGCCGGGAAATTCAAGGGGGATTCCTGTCTTCGCCAGATCAGGAAGATCGCCGTGAACCAGAATTGTTTCATGGGGAATGCTCCGGGGCACCTGTCCAAAAGAGGTGGCCCGGTTTCTGCCCCGGTAATATCTGTCCAGTGCGCTGAATGCGACCCAGCTCCAGGAAATATTCGAGGAATCCAGAAGCGATGAAATGTCCTGATCGGGTGCTGCCGGAGAAGTTTCCATAGGGGGTAAAGTATCCAATAACGGAGCGTATGCAAAGCAGAATCAGGATATTCAGCAGGGTATCATGTGCCGTTGATGAGTTGAATGGCCTTGTCGGTTCGCTCCAGCTCCTCTTCAATTTCTCTGCGGACCTGGAGCACAAAACCATCTTCAGAGACCGCAGGATGAGTCTGCGGATAATCCGGGATAATGTCCGAGCCGCGGCTGATATCCCTGGAGCGGGATGTTTCGGTTCGCCTGAGAATATCCGGAAGCATATCCTTCAGTCTCTGCATTCTCAGCATCATTCCTTCCCAGTCCTGTTCCGGGCAGCGGCACCCCCGCTGCCTGAACCGGCTGCGAGAATCGTTTCGCGTTCTTCACGGAAGGCAACCAGATCCAGAAAGAATCGGTAGGCTTCAATGGCTTTAAGACGGTTCTCGTCGGTGAGCATGTTTTTCCCGATTCCGGGAATATCGCCCGGAAGATATATGGTTTTCCGTTCCCGGATATTTTCCAGCATTCCCACCGCATCCCGCATATATTCCAGGATTTCCGGACGAAAGACCCTCAGGTCAAACCGGTTCCGCCTTGCTTTGTTCCGCTTGTAGTATTTGGCTTCATTTCTCTTGAGTGAGTAGAGGTTCGCCGACAGGCCCCAGGCGGGAATCAGGTTGTTGAATCCCGGCGGTACTTCCAGAAAGTATCCCACCGGTTCGTTTATAAGGCTGAAAGGATATTCAAGTTTCTGGGGCAGCGTGGTAACCCCTGCGGCAACTATGGAGTAGGGGGCTTTGCGGAAATTCGCCGGATACTTAACCGCACAGCTGAGACCGAAGAACATGCCTTCTCCCGGCCAGCACTCCTG
It includes:
- the thrC gene encoding threonine synthase, which produces MKFASTRNQNTEVSFEHAVFQGLAPDGGLYHPVEHADLSELFQAFDAATPFTEIASRITSALFPGEIPPADAQRIAESAFPFSPGLIDIEDSISLLELYHGPSCAFKDFGASYLATVMEYFLKGKSRRAVILTATSGDTGSAVAQAFYGREQIDVVILYPSGRVSPSQEKQLTTLGGNIHALEIEGSFDDCQRMVKEAFTDPVLQKELPLTSANSINLGRLIPQSFYYVYAYARMRERLEGKLYFTVPSGNFGNLTAGAFAWRWGLPVDRFIAATNLNDVVPEYLQTGVFKPRASLHTYANAMDVGNPSNFERLQALFRDGHGEMDRMVRGLAVDDGEILSTMKRFHDDKEIFLCPHSATGILASERFLKEQGTEPGHVISLGTAHPAKFSEVSRKACGEEPPMPSRLAESLKKEKKADVLGNTLEELSGYLRSKLV
- a CDS encoding HD domain-containing protein, which encodes METSPAAPDQDISSLLDSSNISWSWVAFSALDRYYRGRNRATSFGQVPRSIPHETILVHGDLPDLAKTGIPLEFPGIEGVDAAAWNGRGRSWFIFTEAEENIREMPEDASQAIEALFGFPGEVPGILNALHRPRHFHFPGNYHWIKDRSFVSAIRSRLAELHSPMSSTPPELRVLFSAAIILSRYGTGAARFSSKRPLADSLSCPDIGDSGEKQEYIQSLESEAGRLSPEYMRVCMELILSGPAADLGLDLLHCAGVFSMLFPALADMDATEQAKDHHPEGNVWRHSLESMKYRKTPDLRLAYALLLHDAGKPDARPKNGKRFHNHAQLGGDIAKKLLAEIGVDQQTIEDTVWLIEHHMYPPALSRLPDRMRDPVMADPRFPLLLELYRCDISASFSGPQRYYQACDIYNRYRKDRGLGKWRGETLSDQF